The sequence below is a genomic window from Gloeocapsa sp. DLM2.Bin57.
TATAAAACTCATTTAGGTCCTGATCAGAAGATATTACCCTTTTATTTATATCCCTTACTAGGTTAATTGCTTTTGCTTCTTGGGTAGCTTGGTTTTGGGTTTGTGCTTGAGCAAATCCTGAATAGAAAACTACACCAACTAAAAAACTCACAGATAATCTAAACAACATAATTAACAATAGACAAAAATCAGGTTAAAATGAAATATAACTTAATAATTACAGTAAAAACCATGGCAAAAGTTGAAATTTATACCTGGAGTCGTTGTCCTTTTTGTATCCGCGCTAAAGCCCTACTAAATCAAAAAGGTGTAGAATTTACAGAATATTGCTTAGATGGGGATGAAGAAGGTAGAGCAAAAATGAGCGATCGCGCTAATGGACGTACTAGCGTTCCCCAAATTTTCATCGATGAACAACATATTGGCGGTTGTGACGATATCTACTCCCTGGAAAGTCAAGGAAGATTAGATCCACTCTTACAACAAGCAGCTTAGTATCTCAAAAATACCCTAATTGTCTTAGTACAGTTGGGGTAAAATTGTCAAAACTAGGAATAATAACCCTGTGAATATAGCCTTTATTATTGACCCCATTTCCCGTTTAGATCCAGGACATGATACCAGTGTAGCTCTAATGGAAGCAGCACAAATCCTCGGACATAAAGTTTGGATTACCTCCACCTCAGAATTATCCGTAGTGAAAGGGGAAGCTTGGGGGTTTTTACAATCAGTAGAGCTACAACCTGTAACCAGAGTAGGCGATCGCTATCAGATTCCTGATCCCTGGTATCACATCCATAAAGGAGAGATGAAACCCCTAGGAGCAATGGACGCAGTGTTTATGCGCAAAGATCCTCCCGTGACAGTATCCTATCTCTACGCTACTTATATCCTAGACTTAGTTAAATCACCTACTCTGGTAATTAACTCTCCTGGGGGAATTCGCTGCGCTAATGAAAAAATGTACGCTTTACAGTTTACAGAAGTCATTCCCGAAACCATCGTTAGTCAAGATAAACAAGTGATTAGAGAGTTTCTCGAAACTAAAGAAGCAGGAGTAATTAAACCTTTAGGAGGAAAAGCAGGAGAAGGTATCTTATTTTTAACCAATAGCGATCGCAATTTTAACTCTCTGATTGAGATTAGCACTAAACAGGGACAAGAACCAATCATGGTGCAAAATTATCTACCTGAAGCCAAACTAGGCGATAAAAGAATTATCTTACTAGATGGTGAACCCATTGGCGCTGTTAATCGTGTTCCTACAGGTAAAGAATTCCGCGGTAATATGGCAGTAGGTGGAAGAGTGGAAAAATGCGAAATTACTAGCAGAGATTTAGAAATTTGTCAATATCTAGGACCAAAATTACGCGCTGATGGTTTATATTTTGTGGGGATAGATATTATTGGGGATTATCTCACAGAAGTAAACGTCACAAGTCCAACAGGAATTAGAGAAATAGATAGACTCAATCAAACTAAATTAGGAGAGAAAGTAATGAATTGGTTAGAGAATAAATCTTCGCGATAAAAACCATAATTGGGTTGTAAGATTACAAATTTTAGCGATTTTTTGGTATTTACTATGGAGAGAATGAGTGTAAGTGTAACTAGTATTTAACCAAATAGGTGCAGTTTTTAAAAAAGACTGTAAAGGTTGCTCAAGAGTAGATAAACTAGCGTTAAACTTGCTTAAAAATAGATAAAATCGCCAAATTTTCCAAGCCAAATAAAAATTAAATAAGGTAATAATTAAATTAATAGTGATGACAAAAATTACCATAAAAATACTATGTTTAAGCAATGGTCATGGAGAAGATGCGATCGCAGTTAATATCTTAAAGCATTTGCGCCAAACAGGAGTAGAAATAGCAGCGTTACCCCTAGTAGGAAAAGGAAAAGCCTATCAATTAGCTGAGATACCCCTAATTGGAGAAACAGAAACCTTACCATCAGGAGGGTTTATCTATATGGATCATAACCAACTGTGGCAAGACTTACAAAGTGGTTTACTCGGATTAACCTTCCAACAATATCAACAGATGAAACAATGGGTCAAACAGCAACAAGACTCTAATCTACTCATCTTAGCAGTAGGGGATATTTTACCCCTATTCTTTGCTTGGAAGAGTGGTATTAAATATGCTTTTATCGGTACAGCCAAATCTGATTATTATCTAAGTCA
It includes:
- the grxC gene encoding glutaredoxin 3; this translates as MAKVEIYTWSRCPFCIRAKALLNQKGVEFTEYCLDGDEEGRAKMSDRANGRTSVPQIFIDEQHIGGCDDIYSLESQGRLDPLLQQAA
- the gshB gene encoding glutathione synthase, producing MNIAFIIDPISRLDPGHDTSVALMEAAQILGHKVWITSTSELSVVKGEAWGFLQSVELQPVTRVGDRYQIPDPWYHIHKGEMKPLGAMDAVFMRKDPPVTVSYLYATYILDLVKSPTLVINSPGGIRCANEKMYALQFTEVIPETIVSQDKQVIREFLETKEAGVIKPLGGKAGEGILFLTNSDRNFNSLIEISTKQGQEPIMVQNYLPEAKLGDKRIILLDGEPIGAVNRVPTGKEFRGNMAVGGRVEKCEITSRDLEICQYLGPKLRADGLYFVGIDIIGDYLTEVNVTSPTGIREIDRLNQTKLGEKVMNWLENKSSR